A region of the Strix aluco isolate bStrAlu1 chromosome 9, bStrAlu1.hap1, whole genome shotgun sequence genome:
TTCTACTCTCAGATATTTTTAGcttgatgctttctttttctttttttttaaggcagtggTGTCCATCCCCAGCCATCTCAGGTGTCCGTGGTAAGGGCCAAGTGGGGACACGTGTCCCTGGGAGCGGGGAGGGGCTGGCTCCACCGTCCCAGGTGGGATGTGGTAGGATGCAGTGGGATGCGGCTGTGGGGCCATGCAGGAGGGTTTCTTGCAGGGTTGTGTGTCATGTAATAAAAGACGGGTCAGCAGGCGAGTAGGGGGCTCACGCAGCTTTTATTTTGTCTCCTGTGCGTTCCCCCAGCTGGGAATCCCAGCAATAACTCATCTCCCAGGCAGCCCCATtcttcccctgcctgctgcttcctGGGCATTGTGAAATCCAAGTGGCCTcgctgcctcccccagccccaggatgTGCTCAGCCGGAGGCCGTGAGGGATCGGTGGACGtgggctcctggctgctgctctggTGGCTAATTCCTCAGTCTGAGCCTTCACCAGGAGTCACCAggtggctgctccagcccctcacACCCTGACCTCTAGCCTAACCTCTCTCAGGGACCCTGCAGCACATGTGTTGCTTCTCCCTGCTGCTCAAGAGAGCAGCCAGCCCCTCGCAGACTGACCAGCCCCTCTGCAGTCTCCAGGTACCTCTGCCTtgctccctgtccccatgtcccctaaCCACGCTGTGCAGGGCGTCTCCGGGGGCACGGGCTGCTCCGGCAGCCTCCATTTCATCACCCCTATGGGGACGGAAGGTCACGAGTGGCGGCTGGTGGAGGGATTGACATCTGGAGAGAAGGAGTGAATCCATTgtgccaggcagggagggggccctGCTTCACTCTGCGTCACCAGTGGTGACAGGTTTGGCCCTGGCACAGACATATCTGCCCTTTGCAGGAGCCAGGAGCTGGCCAAACCCAGGCTGCCTGGCTCAGGGTGGGGGACTGGGCCCTGGGATGAGTCAGGGCTGGGTACAACACACTCCCCAGGAGCTGGTGAGCCGTGAAAGCCATCAGGGTCACCTGCAGTCCCCAGGGGTTGTGTTGCTGGCAGCATCCTTCCAGGTGGCCTGGTGCAACCACACGTGGACATCACCTCGGACGTGGGAGAGGGTGGGAGCAGCCTGTTCCTCCCTGGGTCTCCTGCTCCTCGGCGGGTGCTGGTGACACAGggctgttccctgcctgcagcaggtaCCTTGCTGTGCGAGTGTGCTGGCACGGGCTGCCCCAGTGTGCCCAGCGTGTTGGGCACTGACTGTCCCAGGGCCTGGCAGGCAGCATGTGACTGTGTGACTGTGAGAGAGGCCCTGAGGACACTGACATCAAAGACATTCTCCCACTACCCCTCAGCCCAGTGTCCCCCTCCTCAGGTTTGTCTCAGGGAAAACAAGGCCaatccagcccagcccagctcagcctgtCTGCAAAAACAGCACTTTGCCCTGCGCCCTCCCTGCCGCTCCCCAGAGTCCTGCAGGCAGCCGCCCCTATGAGAGCTGGGGGCCACGAGGTGCCCTGGTCCCCAGGGATGGGCTGGAGGCCCTCGATGGTGGGGGCAGGGATGGCCCCAGTgggggctgggggcactgggagggccCTGGGCAGGTCTGGAAGATAGTCCCTGAATGTTATCAGCCCATCGTCTCACCCGTGGCGGGGCTCAGCCCTCCGGCAGGACAGGGAAGGGCCATAAAGGGCTGtcaccccccaccctgccctggaCACAGGCAGCATTCAGGAAAGGAGCTGGGGTGGGCAGCATGGGGCGGCCACTCTACCCTGGAACCTGCCTTCTCCTTTGCATCCTCGCCGAGCTTGCCGCTGCAGCCTCAGGTGACGGGACGTGTGGGACAGGGAGGGTGGGAGCCCTTGGTGGGGGGCATTGGGCTGGTGCCACTTCCCTGGGGGTGTCTCCGGGGACCCTGTCACCTCCCCATGGGATACGAACAAAGGCAAACCCCTCCTGGCCACCTCAGGGTGGTTTGAGACCCCAATCTTTGAATGGGTTTGTCTCAGCTCCCCCCCAAGGCAGGCCCTGTCCCCattcccccccagccctgctgccccctcACCCCCTGGCAGTGGCTTTGGATCAAGTGGCTCAATAGCCACAGCTGGCCATGGTTGCCTGAACATGGCACACTCGCCACAGGGGGCTGATGTTGGGCACCTCATCCCCTCTGCCGAGAGGCACAACAAACTTCCCTGCCaaactgtgcctcagtttccccctctaCAGATGGGCTCTGCACAATGCTGGCATTGCCAAAGACTGGGCTGATCCCCAAAGGGCTCCTGGCCCCTCTGAGGCGCCCATGGAGGGGACTCAGAGCAGCTAAATTTATCTTGAGTGGAGATGCCCACCTGGGTCTGGGGGGGTTACCCCTGCGGACCTTCAGGGTGCCCAGTCCCCCACAcggccccagctctgctcttgaCTCCAGATGCCGAGAAGACCTCCAGTTACTGGAACAAAGGGGCCAGGAGGAGGCTGGAGTTGGCCCTGGCATTGCAGCCGGCAGCACAGCGGGCCAAAAACATCATCCTCTTCATGGGTGACGGTGAGTCCCCCCACGTCCCAGCCAGGCCCCGCGGTTCTGTGGCTGCACAGCAGCCAAGGGACGTGGCTGGTGAGAAGACGGGGCTGGTGCAGGTCCCCTCCTCCCTGGCCGACCCTGGGCAatgcctggggagggcaggactgTCCCTGGTCCCGGCCCCTTGCCACCCCACGGCTCTGCCATGCCCACAGGCATGGGGCTGCCCACCGTGTCGGCAGCTCGGATCTACAAGGGGCAGCTGGCCGGTGGCTCGGGCGAGGAGAGTGTCCTGGCCATGGAGACCTTCCCCCACGTGGCCCTGGCCAAGGTGAGTGGGGCAGTGCCGGGTAGGGGGGAGGCCCTGCTGCCCCCGCCCAAAATCCCACTGGCTCCTGCTTGCTTCCAGACCTACACCATCGACCGGCAGGTGCCCGACAGCGCTGGCACGGGCACAGCCTACCTCTGTGGGGTGAAGACCAATGCCAAGACTCTAGGGCTGAGCGGGGCGGCCGTCTACGGCAAATGCCGTACCACCTTTGGCAACGAGGTGGACTCCATCCTGCACCGGGCCAGGCTGGCGGGTATGGGGAGCAGCGGGCAACCCTGTCGGGGAGCCTGGCATGGCATGGCCGTTCCATGCCGTGCAGATCTGGGTGGGCTCCCTGTAAACCCTTGCCCGCACTGCAGGCAAGTCAGTGGGCATCGTGACAACCACGCGGGTGCAGCACGCGTCCCCCGGGGCAGCCTATGCCCACTCGGCCAGCCGGAGCTGGTACGCCGACGCTGACATGCCCAAGGAGGCCTTGCGGGACGGCTGCAAGGACATTGCCTACCAGCTGGTGCACAACACGGACATCAACGTGAGCTGGGAAGTGGGCATGGGATGGGGGGTACACTGGGGACATTGGGAGGGTCTGCTGAGCTCCCCGGCAGGTGATCCTGGGTGGCGGGAGGATGTACATGACCCCCAAGCGGACCCCAGACCCCGAATACCCAGAGGACCCAGCTCAGAACGGCACCAGGAAGGACGGCCTCAACTTGATTGCCGAATGGCTGAGTGCCAAGCAGGTACCGTGCCAGGGAAGAGGGGACGTGACGCCAGGCATGGGGCATGTGCCATTGGCGCTGGCTCTGTTCTCGCTGGCAGGGTGCCCGCTACGTCTGGGACAAGAAGGGCCTGGACGCAGTGAAGGATGACTCTGTGAGCCACCTGATGGGTAAAAGCACCACCTGCACCACCAGCaatgcctcctcctcctccctgctccggGTGTGCTGGCAGGGGCATGAAGCAGCCCCAGCATGGACCCCTCCTACCCTGCTCCCCCAGGTCTCTTCGAGCCAAAGGACATGAAGTACGAGCTGAACCGCAATGCCTCCACGGACCCCTCCATTGTGGAGATGACGGAAAAGGCCATTCGCATCCTGCGCAGGAACCCCAATGGCTTCTTCCTCTTTGTGGAAGATGAGTAGCCCCAAACTGGCAgcatggctggggctggggtgggatgAGGGTCCTGGGAGTGGGTGGGCATCCCAGGGGACCAGGGAGAGGGTGATGGTCACGTTCCCCGTGCAGGTGGCAGGATCGACCATGGCCACCACAGTGGCCGGGCCAAGCAGGCGCTGATGGAGGCCGTCATGCTGGACCGGGCGGTGGCGCGGGCAGGTGAACTCACCTCCCCCTCTGACACCTTGACCGTGGTGACAGCTGATCACTCCCATGTCTTCACCTTTGGAGGCAACACGCTGCGTGGCACCTCCATCTTTGGTGGGTGCCAGGAAGGGGCGGCAAACATCCCTGTTCCCAGCTCCCCCTTTTGCTCCTGCCAGAGGCTGAGCTGGCCAAGGCGGGGAGCTGGGGAGAGGTAGCAGGCTGGGATGGGGGTGACAATGTCTTTACCTGTGCCAGGGCTGGCCCCCAAGAAAGCCAAGGACAAGCGAGCCTACACCAGCATCCTCTATGGCAATGGTCCTGGCTACAGCATCCGCTCAGGGGGCCGCCCGGCCGCCAGCCTCCCCGCTGCAGGTAGGAGTctgatggggatggggtgggggcaCAGGGTGGCTGGGAGCAGTGTCCCACGGGCATGGCCACCGGGGTTGTATGGGGTCTTAGTGCCACCACGTTGCTCAGGAGTCACTTGAGCAAGAATCACCTCGACGCCAAGGTGATGGCAgctgcccccccatccctgcaaCGGGTAGGGGAGCCTGCTGCCCTCAGCCCCATTTCTCCTGCCCCCCCTGCAGAGGACAAGGACTACCAGCAacaggcagctgtgcccctggaGACGGAGACACACAGCGGGGAGGATGTGGTGGTGCTGGCCCAGGGCCCCATGGCCCACCTCTTCCACGGGGTGCAGGAGCAACACTATATCGCCCATGCCATGGCCTACGCCACCTGCCTCGAGCCCTACGCCACTGAACCCGGGTGCAGGTCAGCCCGAAGGGCCTCCCATGGCACCCAGTACTCCCCGCAACCACTGCTTGCCCTTCTGGCCCTCTGCGTGGCTGCCCATATGGTGGGGGGCTGAGAGACCCCAGCTGAGCCCCACTTCAACCTGGGCTGCCTGGCCCTCCCTGAGCCACCCCATCAAGTGTCTTGGCAGCCAGGTTCCCACTGTGGGCAGGATCAAAGGATGCAATAAAACATGGGCTGTTCGTCTCCATCTGCCATGCGAGGGTTTGCAGCAGTAGTTGTCTTCTAAggtgctgccctgtgcctctGTTTCCCCAGGTGATTGTGGCTCCCAGTGCCCTGCTGGGACCAGCACTGGAGGCATGGGGTGAAGTGGGTGATGAAATGAGGGTTAGGGGAGGCCATGTACCCCTAGCTTTGCCAAGCTGGGGCACAATACATGAAGGCTGGTACCTTCCTGGCAAGGGCTGAGCAAGGAGCAGAGTTTTAGTCCACATCCATGGATTTATTGGTCAAGAAAGCACTGGGCAGAGACCGGGGCTGCTAAGTGCACTAGTGCCCCAGGTGCTCCCGATACCCCTGTTGCTCTGGGTCTGATGCTCAGCGCTGCCTGTGGCACCCTGGGCCAGGGCATCCCCCCTCCTGGCACTGCAATCGGGGCAGACAATGATGCCTGCCAGGCACTACCCATCCTCTTGCCCTCTGCATCTGTTTGTGCTCCAAGTCCGTCCATCCCCCAGCAGCAATAAGGTGATGTGCCGAGGAAGTACCAGCAGCCCAGCCCCATGGCCTTTGTGCCGGTTGCCCAGCAGGACAGCGGGATATCATCTGAAACATGCCAAACCCTCCACACACCCTGCAAGGGCTGATCCTGGTCCAAAGTCCCTCCCCAGAGCTTCTAGAGTCACAGACACTGTCAGCGGCACTGGGCTACTGGATCTCACCATGCAGCTCCTGGTGCCCCTCACCCTCTGTCTGGGCCTCTGGGTAGGGCTCAGCACTGCTGCCATCCCAGGTGGGGACACGGATGGGGATGGGTGCCTGGCTGGCTGCAGTGGGTGCCTGGGGAGTTGCAGGCAAGGCACCAGCCTGGGTTTGGGGAGGGGACCAGGGGCTGCCCAGATCTGCAAGGGTTAATGGGGGTTACCCCTGATTTTCTGGGGTCCTTGAGCCAGTTTTCCCCCACGGGGCCAGATTCCCGCTTGCTTCTGGGCTGAGGGAGGGTCTGGGGGAAGTGCCTGTAGCCTCCACCCTCCCCCACCATGGACTTGGCTCCATCTCACCTGTCAGATAACTCCCCATCATGTCCGGTTTTGCtgttcccctccttccctgccccagaACCCCTGGGCTGGGCAGTGGCTGTAAGCCCACAtggtctccccccaccccaaacagcACCCTGACCCTCTCAGTCCATGTCAGAGCATGGGGATGCCCAGGGAGCAAGAGCCCCTGGGATGCAGGTGCCCCAGGGGTGTGGGTGCCCCAGGGGTGTGGGTGCCCCAGAACTGGGACTGATGGGTGCTACCCTGTCccagtggaggaggagaagccaTCCTTCTGGAAcaagcaggcagctgcagccatTGAGGCCTCCTTCAAGATCCAGCCCAGGACAAACCAAGCCAAAAACCTCATCCTCTTCCTCGGGGACGGTGAGTCCTGCTGGCACCCATGGAGGGCAGGCTGGCATGGCCAGTGCCCCATGGAGCGGCATGTGGGGAGGGCACCTGGTCCAGAGGGTGACTATGAGCCTCTCTCCTCACCCAGGATTTGGGATCTCCACCATCACGGCCACCCGCATCCTaaaggggcaggagcaggggaagcTGGGCCCTGAGACTCCCCTCGCCCTGGATGCTTTCCCCTACGTGGCTCTCGCCAAGGTAACTCCCCGCCGTGCTGGGCATGGGCCAGGATGACACTGGACATGGGGCCACGGTGACGCCCACGGGGCTGCTGGCACAGAAGCACCCCAGGGATGCACGTATGGGGTGCAAGGGGTCCCTGCCATCCCACACTTGTCCTTGGGTGAGCAAATGAATGTAGCAAGGGGTGCTGGGCGGGGAGAGCACCTATTGGGTGCCTCTGCCAACCATCCCCTGCCCTGAGCCTGGTGCGTGTCCTTGGCAGACATACAACGTGGACCGGCAGGTCCCTGACAGCGCGGGGACAGCCACAGCCTACCTCTGTGGGGTGAAGGGCAACTACcagacagtgggactgagcgCAGCCGCCCGCCACTCACAGTGCAACACCACGACAGGCAACGAGGTGATCTCAGTGCTGGAGCGAGCCCGCAAAGCCGGTAAAAgagggcacagggctgggggggaccccaTGGGGTCAAGGGGTGTCACACTGGGGGCTCTCCCCCACGAGCATCCTAGGGCTTGATGGTGGGGGACCCCATGTCACCCTTTGTGGGGCCTgatgggtgggggggtggcaggaAAGGCAGTGGGCATCGTGACCACGACGCGGGTGCAGCACGCATCGCCCTCGGGGACCTACGCCCACGTGGTGAACCGCAATTGGTACGCGGATGCCAGCATGCCCACGGATGCCCTCAACCAGGGCTGCAAGGACATCGCCTGGCAGCTGGTCCACAACGTCGACATCAACGTGAGTACCTGTGCTtgggaaggggggaggaggggcagaccccccccaggcacccccactAACACTGCACCGGTCTCATCCCCTCCAGGTGATCCTGGGGGGTGGTCGGAAATACATGACCCCCGTGGGGACACTGGACCCTGAGTATCCCACCTATGACACGGCGAAGGGGATACGCAATGACGGGAATAACCTCATCAACATATGGCTGGAGTCACGGAGGGTGGGTGACGCTGTGGGGACAGTCCTCTGCCCACTACCCCCAGGCATGGGGCTGGGCGCCCACTAACCCTCTGTGGGATTTGCCCGCAGGGTGCCCGGTATGTCTGGAACAGGACAGAGATGCTGGCTGCTGCCATCGACCCTAGTGTGAATTATTTGATGGGTAACAAATGTCCCGTGTGCCAGGACCTGACAGCCAGCGGGACACATGCAGGCACTGAGGCTGTTCCCAACACGTCCCCTCCCAGGTCTCTTCGAACCCTCGGACATGAAGTACAACCTAGTGCGTAACACCACCCTGGACCCATCTCTCACAGAGATGATGGAGGCAGCCATCACCATCCTGAGCAGGAACTCCAACGGCTTCTACCTCTTCGTGGAAGATAAGTTGGGGCCGGTGCCCCTGGGGTGGGCAAGAGGGGGGTCCCACATCCCAAGGTGGAGGTAAGAGTTGGGGGTGCTGCCATCAATCCCTAGCCCACCGCGGGTGCCCGTCTGCAGGCGGCAGGATCGACCATGGCCACCACGATGGTGCAGCCCATAAGGCGCTGACAGAGGCGGTGGAGTTCGACCGGGCCATCGAGCGGGCGGGTGCCCTGACAGACGAGGCACAGACCCTCACCGTTGTCACCGCTGACCACTCGCACGTCTTCTCCTTCGGTGGCTATACCCTGCGCGGCTCCTCCATCTTCGGTAGGGCTCTGCCTGGCCACCGAGAATGGGGCACAGCCCTGTGCTGGACGCTGTCAGCTCCAGGGCACCCTGGCTGTGGCCGGAGGGGTAATACGGGGGTTTCTTGGCTGATCCCCACCCTCCATCACCCTCTCCCCAGGTCTGGCCCCCAGCAAAGCCTCTGACAAAAAGAACTACACATCCATCCTCTATGGGAACGGTCCAGGCTACCCAGGCACCAACAGGACTGACGTGGATGATGACACAGCCAGTGAGGGCACAGGGACCATGGCTGGGTGGtggatggggctgggggccacCGCTGCCTGCCTCAcccctttctcccccctccccagagcagTACGACTACTTGCAGCAAGCAGCCGTACCCCTCAGCTCAGAGACCCACGGCGGCGAGGATGTGGCCATCCTGGCCAAGGGCCCCATGGCCCACCTCTTCCATGGGGTGCAGGAGCAGACCTATGTGGCCCACACCATGGCCTACGCCGCCTGCCTCGAGCCCTACACTGCCTGTCGCCAGCGGGGCTCTGCCCCCAGCACCCATGCCACCCCTctggccctgctcctgcccacccTTCTCCTGCCCCTCTTCCACTGACCCCATGGCCCACGGGTGCTGCCGGACCCATGTCCCCCGCTCCCAATGGCTGTGGCACCCGGAGGTGGGTGGCAGTTTTTTGGAGCATCCCTGGCCTGGATGCAGcagctgcggggcaccaactcaCAGGCATGGGGCGGGCCCTACGCCACCCATATGGGGTGCTCAGTGTTTAATAAATGTGGGGTGTGAGGCTTGTGGGGCAGGTGTGTTGGCAGTGTGTAGGTGCCCGTGCTgtacaggcagggctgggggtgctgcctgctgctgcccatcCCACGGCCCCTTGCACCCACCTGGCATATCCAGTGCTTTATTGACCAGAAACAGCAGCGAAAAATACAGCAGGTGTCCGTGTCCCCGCGTTCCCAGGGCAGGCTGGCATCACCCAGCCCCAGGCTCTGCCGGCTCTGCCCACCCACTGGCAGGGCTGATGCGGGGACAGGACGGGGCTGGCATGGGGGATTAcagggagggcagcaggcagggggagGCTTCTGGTGTGGGGCAGCCCCACAGTGTCTCTTGTTCACTCTCCCTGCCTCGACTGGTGCTGGGATGAATGTGGTAGGGCTGGGTGAAGAAATTGGGGTGGTGGACAGAAGAGGAGGTACATGGGTGCCTGGGTGTGCCCTCATTCGTCTGTGGGGACTCAGGGCCCCCCCAGTGCACAGGGCAAGGGGTAAGAAGGGgatgggcaggaggcagctgcctcCGGGCAGGAGCTCATACCCACCCCAAGTGTCTCCCCACTGCCTCCACCCCTCCAGTGCGTACCTGTCTTTGGGGGGGTGATCCCCTGTATCACTAGGGGGTGCCCCCTTTGCCTGGAGAGTAGGAGGGGGAGATGGGTAGAGGTGGGGAGCAGGCACAGGGTGGCACTTGGGCAAGGATGAGGATGGGGGGTGCCAGCCTGCCAGGGAGGGAATCGGCCTCACCACACCGAACACTTGTGCGCTGGGTTCATGGGTGAGTTCTTGGGGCAGTGGAAAACCCGTCCGAACTCCTCAAACTG
Encoded here:
- the LOC141927155 gene encoding intestinal-type alkaline phosphatase-like isoform X5; this translates as MGQDDTGHGATVTPTGLLAQKHPRDARMGCKGSLPSHTCPWTYNVDRQVPDSAGTATAYLCGVKGNYQTVGLSAAARHSQCNTTTGNEVISVLERARKAGKAVGIVTTTRVQHASPSGTYAHVVNRNWYADASMPTDALNQGCKDIAWQLVHNVDINVILGGGRKYMTPVGTLDPEYPTYDTAKGIRNDGNNLINIWLESRRGARYVWNRTEMLAAAIDPSVNYLMGLFEPSDMKYNLVRNTTLDPSLTEMMEAAITILSRNSNGFYLFVEGGRIDHGHHDGAAHKALTEAVEFDRAIERAGALTDEAQTLTVVTADHSHVFSFGGYTLRGSSIFGLAPSKASDKKNYTSILYGNGPGYPGTNRTDVDDDTAKQYDYLQQAAVPLSSETHGGEDVAILAKGPMAHLFHGVQEQTYVAHTMAYAACLEPYTACRQRGSAPSTHATPLALLLPTLLLPLFH
- the LOC141927155 gene encoding uncharacterized protein LOC141927155 isoform X3 — protein: MPTWVWGGYPCGPSGCPVPHTAPALLLTPDAEKTSSYWNKGARRRLELALALQPAAQRAKNIILFMGDGMGLPTVSAARIYKGQLAGGSGEESVLAMETFPHVALAKTYTIDRQVPDSAGTGTAYLCGVKTNAKTLGLSGAAVYGKCRTTFGNEVDSILHRARLAGKSVGIVTTTRVQHASPGAAYAHSASRSWYADADMPKEALRDGCKDIAYQLVHNTDINGARYVWDKKGLDAVKDDSVSHLMGLFEPKDMKYELNRNASTDPSIVEMTEKAIRILRRNPNGFFLFVEGGRIDHGHHSGRAKQALMEAVMLDRAVARAGELTSPSDTLTVVTADHSHVFTFGGNTLRGTSIFGLAPKKAKDKRAYTSILYGNGPGYSIRSGGRPAASLPAAEDKDYQQQAAVPLETETHSGEDVVVLAQGPMAHLFHGVQEQHYIAHAMAYATCLEPYATEPGCSNKVMCRGSTSSPAPWPLCRLPSRTAGYHLKHAKPSTHPARADPGPKSLPRASRVTDTVSGTGLLDLTMQLLVPLTLCLGLWVGLSTAAIPVEEEKPSFWNKQAAAAIEASFKIQPRTNQAKNLILFLGDGFGISTITATRILKGQEQGKLGPETPLALDAFPYVALAKTYNVDRQVPDSAGTATAYLCGVKGNYQTVGLSAAARHSQCNTTTGNEVISVLERARKAGKAVGIVTTTRVQHASPSGTYAHVVNRNWYADASMPTDALNQGCKDIAWQLVHNVDINVILGGGRKYMTPVGTLDPEYPTYDTAKGIRNDGNNLINIWLESRRGARYVWNRTEMLAAAIDPSVNYLMGLFEPSDMKYNLVRNTTLDPSLTEMMEAAITILSRNSNGFYLFVEGGRIDHGHHDGAAHKALTEAVEFDRAIERAGALTDEAQTLTVVTADHSHVFSFGGYTLRGSSIFGLAPSKASDKKNYTSILYGNGPGYPGTNRTDVDDDTAKQYDYLQQAAVPLSSETHGGEDVAILAKGPMAHLFHGVQEQTYVAHTMAYAACLEPYTACRQRGSAPSTHATPLALLLPTLLLPLFH
- the LOC141927155 gene encoding uncharacterized protein LOC141927155 isoform X2 gives rise to the protein MPTWVWGGYPCGPSGCPVPHTAPALLLTPDAEKTSSYWNKGARRRLELALALQPAAQRAKNIILFMGDGMGLPTVSAARIYKGQLAGGSGEESVLAMETFPHVALAKTYTIDRQVPDSAGTGTAYLCGVKTNAKTLGLSGAAVYGKCRTTFGNEVDSILHRARLAGKSVGIVTTTRVQHASPGAAYAHSASRSWYADADMPKEALRDGCKDIAYQLVHNTDINVILGGGRMYMTPKRTPDPEYPEDPAQNGTRKDGLNLIAEWLSAKQGARYVWDKKGLDAVKDDSVSHLMGLFEPKDMKYELNRNASTDPSIVEMTEKAIRILRRNPNGFFLFVEGGRIDHGHHSGRAKQALMEAVMLDRAVARAGELTSPSDTLTVVTADHSHVFTFGGNTLRGTSIFGLAPKKAKDKRAYTSILYGNGPGYSIRSGGRPAASLPAAEDKDYQQQAAVPLETETHSGEDVVVLAQGPMAHLFHGVQEQHYIAHAMAYATCLEPYATEPGCRTAGYHLKHAKPSTHPARADPGPKSLPRASRVTDTVSGTGLLDLTMQLLVPLTLCLGLWVGLSTAAIPVEEEKPSFWNKQAAAAIEASFKIQPRTNQAKNLILFLGDGFGISTITATRILKGQEQGKLGPETPLALDAFPYVALAKTYNVDRQVPDSAGTATAYLCGVKGNYQTVGLSAAARHSQCNTTTGNEVISVLERARKAGKAVGIVTTTRVQHASPSGTYAHVVNRNWYADASMPTDALNQGCKDIAWQLVHNVDINVILGGGRKYMTPVGTLDPEYPTYDTAKGIRNDGNNLINIWLESRRGARYVWNRTEMLAAAIDPSVNYLMGLFEPSDMKYNLVRNTTLDPSLTEMMEAAITILSRNSNGFYLFVEGGRIDHGHHDGAAHKALTEAVEFDRAIERAGALTDEAQTLTVVTADHSHVFSFGGYTLRGSSIFGLAPSKASDKKNYTSILYGNGPGYPGTNRTDVDDDTAKQYDYLQQAAVPLSSETHGGEDVAILAKGPMAHLFHGVQEQTYVAHTMAYAACLEPYTACRQRGSAPSTHATPLALLLPTLLLPLFH
- the LOC141927155 gene encoding uncharacterized protein LOC141927155 isoform X1 — translated: MPTWVWGGYPCGPSGCPVPHTAPALLLTPDAEKTSSYWNKGARRRLELALALQPAAQRAKNIILFMGDGMGLPTVSAARIYKGQLAGGSGEESVLAMETFPHVALAKTYTIDRQVPDSAGTGTAYLCGVKTNAKTLGLSGAAVYGKCRTTFGNEVDSILHRARLAGKSVGIVTTTRVQHASPGAAYAHSASRSWYADADMPKEALRDGCKDIAYQLVHNTDINVILGGGRMYMTPKRTPDPEYPEDPAQNGTRKDGLNLIAEWLSAKQGARYVWDKKGLDAVKDDSVSHLMGLFEPKDMKYELNRNASTDPSIVEMTEKAIRILRRNPNGFFLFVEGGRIDHGHHSGRAKQALMEAVMLDRAVARAGELTSPSDTLTVVTADHSHVFTFGGNTLRGTSIFGLAPKKAKDKRAYTSILYGNGPGYSIRSGGRPAASLPAAEDKDYQQQAAVPLETETHSGEDVVVLAQGPMAHLFHGVQEQHYIAHAMAYATCLEPYATEPGCSNKVMCRGSTSSPAPWPLCRLPSRTAGYHLKHAKPSTHPARADPGPKSLPRASRVTDTVSGTGLLDLTMQLLVPLTLCLGLWVGLSTAAIPVEEEKPSFWNKQAAAAIEASFKIQPRTNQAKNLILFLGDGFGISTITATRILKGQEQGKLGPETPLALDAFPYVALAKTYNVDRQVPDSAGTATAYLCGVKGNYQTVGLSAAARHSQCNTTTGNEVISVLERARKAGKAVGIVTTTRVQHASPSGTYAHVVNRNWYADASMPTDALNQGCKDIAWQLVHNVDINVILGGGRKYMTPVGTLDPEYPTYDTAKGIRNDGNNLINIWLESRRGARYVWNRTEMLAAAIDPSVNYLMGLFEPSDMKYNLVRNTTLDPSLTEMMEAAITILSRNSNGFYLFVEGGRIDHGHHDGAAHKALTEAVEFDRAIERAGALTDEAQTLTVVTADHSHVFSFGGYTLRGSSIFGLAPSKASDKKNYTSILYGNGPGYPGTNRTDVDDDTAKQYDYLQQAAVPLSSETHGGEDVAILAKGPMAHLFHGVQEQTYVAHTMAYAACLEPYTACRQRGSAPSTHATPLALLLPTLLLPLFH
- the LOC141927155 gene encoding intestinal-type alkaline phosphatase-like isoform X4, coding for MSSPLEATRCVAPPSLGWPPRKPRTSEPTPASSMAMVLATASAQGAARPPASPLQRTRTTSNRQLCPWRRRHTAGRMWWCWPRAPWPTSSTGCRSNTISPMPWPTPPASSPTPLNPGAVEEEKPSFWNKQAAAAIEASFKIQPRTNQAKNLILFLGDGFGISTITATRILKGQEQGKLGPETPLALDAFPYVALAKTYNVDRQVPDSAGTATAYLCGVKGNYQTVGLSAAARHSQCNTTTGNEVISVLERARKAGKAVGIVTTTRVQHASPSGTYAHVVNRNWYADASMPTDALNQGCKDIAWQLVHNVDINVILGGGRKYMTPVGTLDPEYPTYDTAKGIRNDGNNLINIWLESRRGARYVWNRTEMLAAAIDPSVNYLMGLFEPSDMKYNLVRNTTLDPSLTEMMEAAITILSRNSNGFYLFVEGGRIDHGHHDGAAHKALTEAVEFDRAIERAGALTDEAQTLTVVTADHSHVFSFGGYTLRGSSIFGLAPSKASDKKNYTSILYGNGPGYPGTNRTDVDDDTAKQYDYLQQAAVPLSSETHGGEDVAILAKGPMAHLFHGVQEQTYVAHTMAYAACLEPYTACRQRGSAPSTHATPLALLLPTLLLPLFH